The following are encoded in a window of Fretibacter rubidus genomic DNA:
- a CDS encoding exo 1,3/1,4-beta-D-glucan glucohydrolase, producing MTLNFPLKSAALATTAIALSLALIGCSNASMPTDKANVDAEMRAPGAVNPEIWPKLESPVGLDAAVEARISDIIAKMPLRHKIGQIVQADIGSITPEDIKTYPLGSILNGGNSAPNGDNRSPASAWVELADAFYLASQEAYPEGVPFIPMLWGTDAVHGHNNIPGATVFPHNIGLGATRNPSLLGQIGAITAQEIRTGGQEWTFAPTIAVVRDDRWGRTYEGYAENPEVTASYAGELVRGIQGVPGSDGWLQGNKVIATAKHFVGDGGTAGGRDQGDNLDSEEDLRDIHAAGYPAALDAGVQSVMISFSSWQGKKLHGHKGLINDVLKGQMGFDGFVVGDWNAHGQIEGCTNENCPTALHAGLDMYMAPDSWRGLFDNLLAQAEAGEIDMARLDDAVRRILRVKIRSGLFEAGLPSQRALASDYDLLASPDSKDVARQAVRESLVLLKNDGVLPLSKGMNILMAGDGADNIGKQSGGWTLSWQGTGNANSDFPGGSSFYDGVSRHVKAGGGSVTLSEDGSYAAKPDVAMVVFGEDPYAEFKGDIDNLSYKPGDDSDLALLQQYKADGIPVVAVFLSGRPLWMNREINASDAFVAAWLPGSEGGYATDVLFGDMDFKGTLPYSWPRTAVQTPLNVGDENYDPLFAYGYGLTYANPAKVGTLPEEAGIALSVKNDSDYFRVGKAVFPWALYASDDAGKTTIATTRGRSPMGVIQVNSADDGAQENIRTIAWDGRGPARFEVGGNAIDLSRQTTGDMAVYFRIRRDTDMGNADLSLGVLCGTNCKAGTQDLGSSLSKAPEGEWQDYQVKLSCFGEGDDLDQVTAPFTLSSTGAFQVSLSDVRLVSNEGAATCLRE from the coding sequence GTGACATTGAACTTCCCCCTAAAAAGCGCCGCTTTGGCAACAACGGCTATCGCGCTTTCACTTGCCCTGATCGGCTGTAGCAACGCCTCAATGCCAACAGATAAAGCGAATGTGGACGCTGAAATGCGCGCACCGGGGGCGGTCAATCCAGAAATTTGGCCAAAGCTCGAAAGCCCTGTTGGCTTGGACGCTGCTGTTGAGGCGCGCATCTCGGACATTATCGCGAAAATGCCATTGCGTCATAAAATCGGACAGATCGTTCAGGCTGATATTGGCTCCATCACACCAGAAGATATCAAGACTTATCCGCTCGGCTCTATTCTAAACGGCGGCAATAGCGCGCCTAATGGTGATAATCGCTCGCCTGCATCAGCTTGGGTTGAACTCGCAGACGCGTTTTATCTGGCGTCCCAAGAGGCCTATCCAGAGGGTGTGCCGTTTATCCCAATGTTATGGGGAACGGACGCCGTTCACGGCCATAACAATATTCCTGGCGCAACCGTCTTTCCGCACAATATTGGTCTTGGTGCGACCCGTAACCCGTCTCTGCTCGGTCAAATCGGTGCGATTACCGCGCAAGAAATTCGCACTGGCGGGCAAGAATGGACCTTCGCACCGACCATTGCTGTCGTGCGTGATGACCGTTGGGGGCGCACTTACGAAGGCTATGCTGAGAACCCAGAGGTGACAGCGTCATATGCCGGCGAGCTTGTGCGCGGTATTCAAGGTGTGCCGGGATCTGACGGTTGGCTACAAGGCAATAAAGTTATCGCAACCGCCAAGCACTTTGTCGGTGACGGCGGTACAGCAGGGGGCCGTGACCAAGGGGATAATCTGGACAGCGAGGAAGACCTACGTGATATTCATGCGGCGGGTTATCCGGCTGCACTGGATGCGGGCGTGCAATCTGTGATGATTTCATTCTCTAGCTGGCAGGGCAAAAAGCTGCATGGCCATAAGGGGCTGATTAATGACGTGCTGAAAGGCCAAATGGGCTTTGATGGTTTCGTTGTGGGTGACTGGAATGCTCACGGCCAAATCGAAGGCTGCACAAATGAAAACTGTCCAACCGCACTTCACGCGGGCCTCGATATGTATATGGCCCCCGATAGTTGGCGCGGTTTGTTTGACAATTTGCTTGCTCAAGCCGAAGCGGGCGAGATTGATATGGCCCGCCTTGATGATGCGGTGCGTCGTATCTTGCGCGTGAAAATCCGGAGTGGCCTGTTTGAAGCGGGTCTACCGTCGCAGCGCGCTTTGGCCTCTGATTACGACTTACTGGCCAGCCCAGACTCTAAAGACGTCGCCCGCCAAGCCGTGCGCGAAAGCCTTGTTCTGCTTAAAAATGACGGTGTGCTGCCGCTCTCCAAAGGGATGAATATCCTCATGGCAGGTGACGGCGCGGATAATATAGGCAAGCAATCGGGCGGGTGGACACTGTCGTGGCAAGGCACAGGCAATGCCAATTCCGATTTCCCTGGCGGAAGCTCGTTTTACGATGGTGTTTCGCGACATGTTAAAGCGGGCGGAGGCTCTGTGACCTTATCCGAGGATGGTAGCTACGCAGCAAAACCTGATGTGGCCATGGTCGTGTTTGGTGAAGACCCTTATGCCGAGTTCAAAGGCGATATTGACAATCTGTCTTATAAGCCTGGCGATGATAGTGATTTGGCGCTTTTGCAACAATACAAAGCTGACGGTATCCCCGTCGTTGCCGTATTCCTATCAGGGCGCCCGCTTTGGATGAACCGCGAAATTAATGCGTCTGACGCTTTTGTGGCTGCGTGGCTACCCGGGTCAGAAGGGGGGTATGCGACCGACGTCCTATTTGGTGATATGGATTTCAAAGGGACACTGCCCTATTCTTGGCCGCGCACAGCGGTGCAAACGCCGCTTAATGTCGGGGATGAAAATTACGACCCGCTCTTTGCTTATGGTTATGGTCTGACTTACGCGAACCCTGCCAAGGTCGGCACACTGCCCGAAGAGGCTGGCATTGCATTGTCCGTGAAAAATGACAGTGATTATTTCCGCGTTGGTAAAGCGGTTTTCCCTTGGGCGCTATATGCGTCTGACGATGCGGGTAAAACCACAATTGCAACAACGCGTGGCCGCTCGCCCATGGGTGTTATCCAAGTTAATTCTGCTGATGACGGCGCGCAGGAAAATATTCGCACGATTGCGTGGGATGGTCGCGGCCCAGCACGATTTGAAGTCGGCGGGAATGCCATTGATTTATCTCGCCAAACTACTGGTGATATGGCCGTCTATTTCCGTATTCGCCGTGATACCGATATGGGCAATGCTGATTTATCCCTCGGTGTATTGTGCGGAACAAATTGTAAGGCAGGCACTCAGGATCTAGGGTCTTCGCTATCCAAAGCGCCAGAAGGTGAATGGCAGGACTATCAAGTTAAGCTATCCTGCTTTGGTGAAGGGGATGATTTGGATCAAGTCACAGCACCTTTCACCTTATCGAGCACAGGCGCGTTTCAAGTTAGTCTATCCGATGTACGTCTTGTGTCTAATGAGGGAGCGGCCACGTGCTTGAGAGAGTAA
- a CDS encoding tryptophan halogenase family protein has product MTRAAPIKSVAIIGGGTAGWMTAAALSRTLDTRQTSVTLIESEQIGTVGVGEATLPNIATFNRMLGIDEPAFMAATHATIKYGIEFVDWGQKGESYFHPFGTHGADMDGISFHHYWRALKSRDPNTPPIESFCMTAMAAAAGKALMPQRDPRSPLSRLAYAFQFDATAYAAYLRDYSEARGVSRREGKVVDVSLRKNDGFISSVTMMDGTEIKADLFIDCSGFRSLLLGKALGTDYDDWSHYLPVNSAQAVPCEKVSPALPYTRCTAKRAGWQWRIPLQHRTGNGYVYASDYIDDDAVTTELLGSLGGTPTGEVKQLRFTTGQRKDFWVKNCIGLGLSAGFLEPLESTSIYLIQTGITKLLALFPDSDFKSVERDEYNKIMHKEFEQVRDFLMLHYIATKRNDDAFWDYVRTMPVPDSLQNKLDLFKGNGRFFRYDGDLFTETSWVAVFLGQNIMPEGYNPLVDAIEPQQLQDSLGSMQNAIAKAARAMPSHEDFLKQYGAISTRQS; this is encoded by the coding sequence ATGACTAGAGCAGCGCCCATAAAATCTGTCGCTATTATTGGCGGCGGCACGGCGGGGTGGATGACAGCAGCCGCCTTGTCGCGTACGCTTGATACACGCCAAACTTCTGTCACATTAATCGAAAGCGAGCAGATCGGCACCGTCGGTGTTGGCGAAGCGACCTTGCCGAATATTGCTACCTTTAACCGTATGCTAGGTATTGATGAGCCCGCTTTTATGGCCGCAACACATGCGACGATTAAATACGGCATCGAATTTGTTGATTGGGGGCAAAAGGGCGAAAGCTATTTTCATCCCTTTGGTACGCATGGTGCGGATATGGACGGGATAAGCTTCCACCACTATTGGCGCGCTTTGAAATCACGCGACCCTAACACGCCGCCGATTGAAAGCTTTTGCATGACAGCTATGGCGGCGGCCGCTGGCAAGGCGCTCATGCCGCAACGCGACCCCCGGTCACCCTTGTCACGCCTTGCCTATGCGTTTCAATTTGATGCCACGGCCTATGCCGCTTATTTACGCGATTATTCTGAGGCCCGAGGCGTGTCGCGGCGTGAAGGGAAAGTCGTTGACGTGTCCTTACGCAAAAATGACGGATTTATTAGCTCGGTCACCATGATGGACGGCACCGAGATTAAAGCGGATCTATTCATTGATTGCTCTGGCTTTCGTTCCTTGCTGCTCGGCAAAGCATTGGGCACCGATTACGATGACTGGTCGCACTACCTGCCTGTGAATAGCGCCCAAGCTGTGCCGTGCGAAAAAGTCAGCCCTGCCCTGCCTTACACGCGTTGCACAGCCAAACGCGCGGGCTGGCAATGGCGTATCCCGCTGCAACACCGCACAGGCAATGGCTATGTCTATGCGTCAGATTATATTGATGACGATGCGGTCACAACCGAGCTTTTGGGCAGTCTTGGCGGGACACCAACAGGCGAGGTGAAACAGCTTCGCTTTACAACGGGACAGCGCAAAGATTTCTGGGTCAAAAATTGTATCGGGCTTGGTCTATCCGCTGGATTTTTAGAACCGCTAGAAAGCACCTCAATTTACCTCATTCAGACGGGCATTACAAAGCTACTCGCTTTGTTCCCTGATAGCGATTTCAAATCTGTGGAACGGGATGAATATAATAAAATTATGCATAAAGAATTTGAACAAGTGCGTGATTTCCTCATGCTGCATTATATTGCCACAAAACGTAATGATGATGCGTTTTGGGATTATGTACGCACCATGCCTGTCCCAGACAGTCTGCAAAATAAACTAGACCTATTCAAAGGCAATGGCCGCTTTTTCCGCTATGATGGCGATTTGTTTACAGAGACAAGTTGGGTGGCGGTATTTTTGGGTCAGAATATTATGCCAGAAGGTTACAACCCGCTCGTGGATGCGATTGAGCCCCAGCAACTTCAAGACAGCTTAGGGTCTATGCAAAACGCCATCGCCAAAGCCGCCCGAGCAATGCCGAGCCATGAAGATTTTTTAAAACAATACGGCGCAATTAGCACGAGACAATCATGA
- a CDS encoding tryptophan 7-halogenase translates to MSEPRQSIVILSGDIAGPMAAAYLARHLPKHKYAVTVVDTGECARASWCSVAHYDLRRFNKAIGLSELDFIKTTQATFSLGDHYVGFGGDNGDFYAVYADYGISLGGAAFYHAMAHLGRLPSLQAIENYCLPAKAARQGKFLPPDTKGRPVLSDYSYGYHFNAEAYAAQLLALSEKFGVNIVKASLVSFDTAGNHIKSLTLDNGQTLQADLFIDASGPDARIACQQSTRKSQMWSGWGFAKSYNSETKTPHGSLPIATKIEATNSGWTVHAPLQNTTHKLVFSTATDCDATISSGRQEQLWVGNVVTLGTAAATIEPRFGATLRMMQLDIERLLKLFPPQLDDPIERSEFNRLSGETYDRLRDFQILHYKLAGTPMSMSVPESVQFKYDLFKARGRMAILDEDHLFRDQWVSLFLGHGIIPKRVDPMVIGINPDDVDDKIKGLETIIGQATAQMPSHVDFIKRHCAAEGFAYD, encoded by the coding sequence GTGAGCGAGCCGCGACAATCCATTGTCATCCTAAGCGGAGACATCGCTGGCCCTATGGCGGCGGCCTATCTAGCGCGACATCTGCCGAAACACAAATACGCTGTGACAGTCGTTGATACGGGCGAATGTGCGCGTGCCAGTTGGTGTAGTGTTGCCCATTACGATTTACGGCGATTTAACAAAGCCATTGGCCTATCTGAGCTCGATTTTATAAAAACCACACAGGCCACCTTTAGCTTGGGCGACCACTATGTCGGCTTTGGTGGTGATAATGGGGATTTTTATGCGGTTTACGCTGATTACGGCATATCGCTGGGCGGCGCCGCATTCTATCATGCTATGGCCCATTTAGGACGGTTGCCGTCATTACAGGCTATTGAAAATTACTGCCTTCCCGCCAAAGCCGCCCGCCAGGGCAAGTTCCTGCCGCCCGACACCAAAGGCCGCCCCGTGCTGTCTGATTACAGCTATGGTTACCACTTTAACGCCGAAGCTTATGCTGCGCAACTGCTCGCATTATCCGAAAAGTTCGGTGTTAATATTGTGAAGGCGTCACTTGTCTCGTTTGATACAGCAGGCAACCATATTAAAAGCCTGACGCTTGATAACGGCCAGACTTTACAGGCTGATTTATTTATCGATGCCTCTGGCCCAGACGCACGGATTGCCTGTCAACAATCTACGCGCAAATCTCAAATGTGGTCAGGCTGGGGATTTGCTAAAAGCTACAACTCAGAAACAAAAACCCCTCACGGTTCACTGCCAATAGCCACAAAAATAGAGGCAACCAACAGCGGCTGGACGGTCCACGCGCCGCTGCAAAACACAACGCATAAGCTTGTGTTTTCAACGGCAACGGATTGCGACGCCACTATTTCGTCTGGACGACAAGAGCAGCTCTGGGTGGGTAATGTCGTAACGCTCGGCACGGCAGCAGCGACCATTGAGCCAAGGTTCGGGGCAACACTTCGCATGATGCAATTAGATATTGAGCGGTTATTAAAGCTGTTCCCCCCACAATTAGATGACCCGATTGAACGGTCTGAATTTAACCGACTAAGCGGGGAAACCTATGACCGTCTCCGTGATTTTCAGATCCTGCATTATAAACTCGCGGGTACGCCAATGAGTATGAGCGTGCCAGAGTCTGTGCAGTTTAAATATGATCTTTTTAAAGCCCGAGGCCGCATGGCCATATTGGATGAAGATCATTTGTTTCGCGATCAGTGGGTCAGCCTTTTCCTCGGTCACGGCATAATACCAAAGCGGGTTGACCCTATGGTCATCGGCATAAATCCTGACGATGTCGACGACAAAATCAAAGGCCTAGAAACGATTATCGGCCAAGCTACAGCTCAAATGCCAAGCCACGTTGATTTCATCAAACGTCACTGTGCCGCCGAGGGCTTTGCTTATGACTAG
- a CDS encoding gluconate 2-dehydrogenase subunit 3 family protein has product MANKKADMAEASMATSTVVSGLDRRHAMKMLLALSATSVASTALSGCVGGDASDTLAPISAPAVMADASMALLTALADTIIPTTDTPGAVAANVPSELGAMYKEWGDDAFRQTWASGLARLEKTFITMGGQPFAKLSPKQREALLSKYDADVFDGKTDDAFYKDMKATVATAYYMSEPGATEELIYEAVPGEWKGCVPFSDIGRTWAT; this is encoded by the coding sequence ATGGCTAATAAGAAAGCTGATATGGCTGAAGCGAGCATGGCTACATCAACGGTGGTTAGCGGTCTTGACCGTCGTCATGCTATGAAAATGCTTTTGGCGCTGTCTGCGACTAGTGTCGCATCGACAGCTCTGTCGGGATGTGTTGGCGGTGATGCATCTGATACTCTCGCGCCTATATCCGCTCCAGCTGTTATGGCTGATGCCTCTATGGCTTTGTTGACGGCATTGGCTGATACCATCATCCCAACAACGGACACACCAGGCGCAGTCGCTGCCAATGTGCCGTCAGAGCTAGGCGCAATGTATAAAGAGTGGGGCGATGACGCCTTTCGCCAAACCTGGGCCTCTGGTCTGGCCAGGCTAGAAAAGACCTTCATTACAATGGGCGGGCAGCCTTTTGCAAAACTTTCACCAAAACAACGTGAGGCGCTATTGTCAAAATATGACGCCGACGTGTTTGATGGTAAAACCGATGATGCTTTTTATAAAGATATGAAGGCAACCGTCGCCACCGCCTATTATATGTCGGAGCCCGGCGCGACGGAGGAATTAATTTACGAAGCCGTTCCCGGCGAATGGAAAGGTTGCGTACCATTTTCTGATATTGGTCGGACATGGGCGACATAA
- a CDS encoding tryptophan halogenase family protein, with protein MNTDNRDIQNIVIVGGGTAGWMTAAALTATLGKGGLNVTLIESEAIGTVGVGEATLPHIRFFNQKLGIDEATLMRETKATYKLGIEFKDWGKIGDSYIHPFGDFGFDINRVPFHHYVSRAAKLGQNTHLDSYSLPVMAARHGKFQPPHPDPNNVLSTFGYAYQFDAGLYAQYLRKFSEARGLTRQEGRVVQTNINSETGFIDSVTLENGQDIAGDFFIDCSGFRGLLIKDALGVGYRDWTNYLPCNRAVTAACEHIGPSLPYTTATAKASGWQWRIPLQHRTGNGYVYCSDFISDDEAANTLMADLEGPARTDPKMLRFTTGQRDKCWEKNCVAVGLSGGFLEPLESTGLYLIQEAITNFIELFPTKDCDAVDRDEYNRIMDISFERVRDFLLLHYVATTRDDSPFWNHCRTMEIPDSLQYKMDLFRSSGRVVTYEIGAFKDPSWLAVYYGQNIVPQGYNPLTDLMPDTVLAGQLAQTASTVDNAVGTMQNHGDYIKHHVLRSAAMDA; from the coding sequence GTGAATACAGATAATCGCGACATCCAAAATATTGTTATTGTTGGCGGCGGCACCGCTGGCTGGATGACAGCAGCGGCGCTGACCGCGACCTTGGGTAAAGGTGGATTAAATGTTACTTTAATTGAATCAGAAGCCATTGGCACCGTCGGTGTTGGCGAGGCGACTTTGCCTCACATTCGGTTTTTTAATCAAAAGCTGGGCATTGATGAAGCCACATTAATGCGCGAGACCAAAGCCACCTATAAGCTAGGCATTGAGTTTAAAGATTGGGGCAAGATCGGCGATAGCTATATTCACCCCTTTGGTGATTTCGGTTTTGATATTAACCGTGTGCCGTTTCATCACTATGTCAGCCGCGCTGCCAAATTGGGACAAAACACACATCTGGATAGCTATTCCCTACCCGTCATGGCAGCACGGCACGGAAAGTTTCAACCCCCCCATCCAGACCCTAATAATGTGCTTTCAACTTTTGGATACGCCTATCAATTTGATGCTGGGCTATATGCACAATATCTGCGTAAGTTTTCAGAGGCGCGCGGATTGACCCGTCAAGAAGGCCGCGTTGTCCAAACCAATATAAATTCTGAAACTGGCTTCATCGACAGCGTCACATTGGAAAATGGTCAAGACATTGCGGGAGACTTCTTTATCGACTGTTCTGGCTTTCGTGGGCTTTTGATTAAAGACGCGCTTGGCGTGGGATATCGGGACTGGACGAATTATTTGCCGTGTAACCGTGCCGTTACGGCAGCGTGTGAACATATTGGTCCGTCCCTACCCTATACAACAGCCACAGCCAAAGCATCAGGCTGGCAATGGCGCATTCCGCTGCAACACCGCACAGGCAACGGCTATGTTTATTGTTCCGACTTCATATCCGATGACGAAGCGGCAAACACATTAATGGCAGACCTTGAAGGTCCAGCCCGCACAGATCCGAAAATGCTACGCTTTACCACAGGTCAACGCGATAAATGCTGGGAGAAAAACTGTGTGGCAGTCGGGCTGTCGGGTGGATTTTTAGAACCCCTCGAATCAACGGGACTTTATCTAATACAAGAAGCCATCACGAATTTTATAGAACTGTTCCCGACCAAGGATTGTGACGCTGTCGACCGTGATGAATATAACCGTATTATGGATATATCGTTCGAGCGGGTGCGCGATTTTCTACTGCTGCATTATGTGGCGACAACTCGCGACGATAGCCCATTTTGGAACCACTGCCGAACAATGGAAATACCAGACAGCTTGCAATATAAAATGGATTTATTCCGCAGCAGTGGACGTGTTGTGACATATGAAATTGGGGCGTTTAAAGACCCCAGTTGGCTCGCGGTGTATTACGGTCAAAATATCGTTCCGCAAGGCTACAATCCCCTAACCGACTTGATGCCCGACACGGTCTTAGCGGGGCAATTGGCGCAAACGGCATCAACCGTTGATAATGCCGTTGGCACGATGCAAAATCACGGCGATTATATAAAACATCATGTGCTGCGGTCTGCCGCGATGGATGCATAG
- a CDS encoding TonB-dependent receptor, with product MKNTTTYLNLQQSFARNLLRGGSIAILAAATFSTASFAQDAAVDEEDEVVATGIRQSLQRAQDIKRDADTFVDSITASDIGALPDRSVLEALQRVPGVSISRFAAGDDPDHFSVEGSGVVIRGLSYVRSEFNGRDAFTANNGRALGFADVPPELVGGVDVFKNQTADMIEGGISGVVNLKTLVPFDRPGRVASVTVEGTYTDLAEEWSPSGSAQFSDRWDTKNGEFGLLGNISYSNLKSRSDGSQISPLYPYDDGAGGTIAAPSGANIRTQFFDRDRLGVALAGQWASNDGSTVLTGQFIRSEASNVWTERGMVSEEDPNARRGNFFSDLTSVSLPGGTTVPFSRDDVSPVGVGSLFESGVISSEDAGWYGFPGVRIANSTRVSDTETVTSDYSMNLKWAPTDRLRANFDMQYVDSTVKNSDISVFVAQPLDIALNLGDCATGFTGCGDPTIGYDLSTRSGGASTTDPSTAYWRAAMDHFEDSEGDELALRADLEYDFEDGGWFKSVRVGGRFAERDQLTRWSNYNWGNLSEAWAGGVVDAGSVGNIEEFTFDNFRRGDVLTGADTFLFASEALVSDYRALVDFTQNSGSFPNEGWSPHGGTRADFGPEQLSDTVETTMALYARVDFGQDNVNAFGGIDVEGNYGLRIVNTEIDSNGFTNYQSENRCFTNGGGPEVGLGEVCETLAQGSVENVASNSFVDFLPSFNLKLGLSDELIMRFAAARSISRPDVGSLRNFRNIRADIQSTGQPGGPSETFAFNRFIVDGGNPDLRPVKANKIDASLEYYFSDVGSLTASVFYQELEDIISSGSTSVAIGNISSQFTGATNSGDGNVKGFELAYQQFYDFLPGALSGFGMQANYTYVDQSRIPNSAISSVRTNGVADFTEPFPIDSLERLSKHTFNIVGLYESDEIEARLAYNWRSDFLLTAADVITRLPVYNEATGQLDASFKYKITPQFQVGVQGVNLLSEITETTMQFNPQGDRFLRSRFENDRRISLIGSFTF from the coding sequence GTGAAAAACACCACAACCTATTTGAATCTACAACAAAGCTTCGCGCGCAATTTGCTTCGCGGTGGCTCTATCGCTATTTTGGCGGCAGCAACCTTTAGCACAGCATCATTTGCCCAAGATGCAGCTGTTGATGAAGAAGACGAAGTTGTTGCAACCGGCATTCGCCAGTCACTGCAACGCGCCCAAGACATTAAGCGTGACGCTGATACATTTGTTGATTCAATCACGGCGTCTGATATTGGCGCGCTGCCTGACCGTTCAGTCCTTGAAGCCCTACAGCGTGTACCGGGTGTTTCTATTTCACGCTTTGCGGCGGGCGATGATCCAGATCACTTCTCTGTTGAAGGTTCAGGCGTTGTTATTCGCGGTCTGTCTTATGTTCGCTCCGAATTTAACGGTCGTGACGCTTTTACGGCCAATAACGGTCGCGCGCTCGGTTTTGCGGATGTCCCGCCAGAGCTTGTTGGTGGTGTTGACGTTTTCAAAAACCAAACCGCTGATATGATCGAAGGCGGTATTTCCGGTGTCGTGAACCTTAAAACGCTTGTGCCATTTGATCGTCCAGGTCGTGTTGCCTCTGTGACTGTTGAGGGCACTTATACTGATCTGGCCGAAGAGTGGTCACCGTCGGGTTCAGCGCAGTTTTCTGACCGCTGGGATACGAAAAATGGTGAATTTGGTCTTTTGGGTAATATTTCCTACTCAAACCTAAAGTCTCGTTCTGATGGTTCGCAAATTTCACCGCTTTATCCTTATGATGATGGTGCTGGCGGAACGATTGCGGCGCCGTCTGGGGCCAATATTCGGACGCAGTTCTTTGATCGCGACCGCCTTGGTGTTGCTCTTGCGGGTCAGTGGGCCAGCAACGACGGCTCAACGGTTTTGACAGGTCAGTTCATTCGTTCCGAAGCATCAAATGTTTGGACAGAGCGCGGTATGGTGTCAGAGGAAGATCCAAATGCTCGTCGTGGGAACTTTTTCTCCGACCTTACATCTGTATCTTTGCCCGGCGGAACAACCGTTCCTTTTTCTCGCGATGATGTATCGCCTGTTGGCGTTGGCAGCTTGTTCGAATCTGGCGTAATTTCATCCGAAGACGCAGGCTGGTATGGTTTTCCGGGCGTTCGTATTGCCAACAGTACTCGGGTGTCTGACACCGAAACGGTAACGTCTGATTATTCAATGAATTTGAAATGGGCGCCAACGGATCGTTTGCGTGCTAATTTTGACATGCAGTATGTCGATTCGACGGTTAAAAATTCTGATATATCGGTCTTTGTCGCACAGCCTCTGGATATTGCGCTGAATCTTGGTGATTGCGCGACAGGCTTTACGGGATGTGGTGACCCTACAATTGGTTATGACTTAAGCACACGTTCAGGCGGGGCGTCGACAACTGATCCGTCCACGGCTTACTGGCGTGCGGCAATGGATCATTTCGAGGATTCTGAAGGTGACGAGCTCGCGCTACGAGCTGATCTTGAATATGATTTTGAAGACGGTGGCTGGTTTAAGTCTGTTCGTGTTGGTGGTCGTTTCGCCGAACGTGATCAGCTAACGCGTTGGTCCAATTACAATTGGGGTAACCTATCAGAAGCTTGGGCTGGCGGCGTTGTTGACGCAGGTTCGGTGGGCAATATTGAGGAGTTTACCTTTGATAACTTCCGTCGCGGTGATGTTTTGACCGGGGCCGACACATTCTTGTTTGCGTCGGAAGCTTTAGTTTCTGATTATCGTGCGTTAGTCGATTTCACACAAAATAGCGGTTCATTCCCCAATGAAGGATGGAGTCCTCATGGCGGTACTCGCGCTGATTTCGGGCCAGAGCAGTTGTCTGACACGGTGGAGACAACAATGGCGCTCTATGCGCGTGTTGATTTCGGTCAAGACAATGTCAATGCCTTCGGCGGCATTGATGTCGAGGGTAATTATGGTCTGCGGATTGTTAATACTGAAATCGACTCAAATGGTTTTACAAATTATCAGTCTGAAAATCGCTGCTTTACAAATGGTGGTGGCCCCGAGGTCGGATTGGGCGAGGTGTGTGAAACTCTTGCTCAAGGGTCGGTCGAAAATGTGGCAAGCAATTCTTTCGTTGATTTCTTGCCGTCGTTTAACCTGAAATTGGGCTTAAGTGATGAGCTCATCATGCGCTTTGCTGCGGCACGTTCTATATCGCGTCCAGATGTTGGCTCATTGCGTAATTTCCGCAATATTCGGGCTGATATTCAGTCAACGGGGCAACCTGGTGGTCCGTCAGAGACATTTGCCTTTAACCGTTTTATTGTTGATGGTGGCAACCCAGACCTTCGTCCTGTGAAGGCTAATAAAATTGATGCCTCTCTTGAGTATTACTTCAGCGATGTCGGCTCTTTGACGGCCTCGGTTTTTTATCAAGAGCTCGAAGATATCATTTCGAGTGGCAGCACGAGCGTTGCGATTGGTAATATTTCATCCCAGTTCACAGGTGCAACAAACTCTGGTGACGGTAACGTAAAAGGTTTCGAGCTAGCCTATCAGCAGTTCTATGACTTCTTGCCGGGTGCGCTGAGCGGCTTTGGGATGCAGGCCAACTACACCTATGTTGACCAGTCACGGATTCCGAATTCGGCCATTAGCTCCGTGCGAACGAACGGTGTTGCTGATTTCACAGAGCCTTTCCCAATTGATAGCCTGGAGCGTCTATCCAAGCATACGTTTAATATCGTCGGTCTCTACGAATCTGACGAAATTGAAGCGCGCTTAGCCTATAACTGGCGCTCTGATTTCTTGTTGACGGCGGCTGACGTGATTACGCGCTTGCCCGTTTACAATGAAGCCACAGGTCAATTGGATGCGTCGTTCAAGTATAAAATCACACCGCAATTCCAAGTCGGTGTGCAGGGCGTGAATTTGCTCTCTGAGATTACAGAGACAACGATGCAGTTTAACCCGCAAGGCGACCGCTTCCTGCGTTCACGCTTTGAAAATGACCGTCGTATCTCGCTGATTGGCTCGTTCACTTTCTAG